The DNA segment atatatatatatatatatatatatatatatatatatatatatatgggggggATTTGCGCAGGGTAATgtttacgcagaccttacccctacccagTGGCGGAACCAGAGTTTTCACCAAGGgtgttaaaatataaaaaattagatATACCGAAAAGTTAAGGGGAGTCAAtatatagtaaatatacataaaaaaaatctAGCAATACGGTGTAATTTTTCGCGCGAAGGGGTATCGATTGACACTCCTTGGTtgaatgtggctccgccactgcccctaccttatgaaggaagagagactgtttccgatagaccctcggctcaagaacagAGAAAAGGACACAATAAACAAATAGTAACAATGGCAAAAAAGTAAGATAAcaaaatttatgcacaatatatatatatatatatatatatatatatatatatatatatatattcattcatCAATACGTATGTTAACGGTATAGTACTGAAAATCCATGTATGTCCTGTGTATGTAAATCTTGCTGTCTTTACTTGTAGTTGTAAATTGTAATCATCATTGTTCAGGTGGCCAATCATAATTAAGAAGCGCCTGTAGCTCAGTGGATAGAGCGTCTGTTTCCTAAGCAGAAGGTCGTAGGTTCGACCCCTACCTGGCGcggaaattttaaaatatttttaatttattttttcctgTTTTTCCTGCTATATTGCTCTTTTGGGTTCTGTGTATCAGGACTGATTGTGTAAAAATTTATAAgcttttaattttataatttatataACTTAAATCTTATCTATATCActtgtacaaaataaaaatgaactttttaaaaatagaaataacaacaaaagaaaagaagagaagaacgAATTTTATATGACGTTGTATAAAAGTTTTTTCCACAACTGATAATGTTCCTGGAGCTGGTGGAGGCAATTATGGCGAGTCAACAATGTTGGTGAAAATAGTCGCTTGCTTTACATATGTCTACGTGCAATTACCATAAatagaggaaaagaaaaagattcGCCAATAGTactataataaaagaaaaatttatggcTTCTAATAGTGACGGCAATACTTTATTTGAGTAAAAGAGGACCtacaaaaaacaaaattaaaatatataaattaaagtATTTAAAAGAACTTAAAGCTAACAGAAAATTGGCACCGCAAATAATTTTGTAATTGTCTTCTCACTTTCCCTGTTATGCTGAACACCTTGGGATTATCATTTCTTTATAATCTTGTTGTTCGAATCAATATATGTATCATCGACTAATTTTACGTATGTGTTATCGAGCCATAGAATTTTTTAATTCTAACACAAGGTCTTGACTTCAAActtatgtctttttttttttaaacttcaaTTAGTACTAAAACACCTTGGGATCATCGATCCTAAGCCATAGCGAATATAGCACGAGTTCATTTTGGCAAATAAAAGTACAAAATCATAGACTAATAGCTATATGTCGATGGTATTTGATTGAAATTAAATATGGAAAGCAAGAGCTATACTCATAAATACATCTTTATTTAATTATTAGTGTAATAGTTTTCAACAAAACATAACTTACATAGCATGATTTTATTCACTTTAGGTTCGTTTTAACTATTCACAAAAGTTTACGGCATTTCCTCGTCATCTTGGAACTTCTCTTCGTTCTGCTTGGTCCACACAAAGTTGTTCTTGAATTCATTATTATTTGTTGCGAATTCTCTTGAATTTTCATAGGGATCATTGGCATATTTCTCAGTGTTGACATCATAAAAGTACTTACCATTTTCAAAGAACCTTGTGCCACTTATGCCCTGCTGCTCCTTGTTACCATTATAGTGATCATAGTTTGTGGGGTTGCTCTGTTCTTGGTTgttgttgtagtaatattttgtGCTAGTTTGATACATGGTGGTTGGAGTTTTATCCCAAATTAAGccttgttgctgatttttgttgttgtaGTAAGTGTTACCCCCATTGTAATACTCCTCGTTGTCGTCGTCGTTGTTGTTAGTACTGTCACCATTGAAGTAccccttgttgttgttgttgttagtagTACTGCCATCATTATAGTTctccttgttgttgttgtagtaagtGCTACCCCCATTATGATACTCctcgttgttattgttgttgttgctagtaCTGCCACCATTGTAGTACtccttgttattgttgttatagtAAGTATTACCCCCATTATGATACTCTCCGTTGTTGCTGTATTTGTAGTTGTTGTTAGTACTGCCACCATTGAAGTACCCctctttgttattgttgttgttagtaCTGCCACCATTGTAGTActccttgttgttgttgtagtaagtGCTACCCAAATTGTGATACTCctcgttgttattgttgttgttgctagaACTGCCACCATTGTAGTACtccttgttattattgttatagtAAGTATTATCCCCATTGTGATActcatcattgttgttgttgttagtactGCCACCATTGAAGTACCCCTCGTCGTTGTTAGTATTGCCACCATTGTAGTATTCCTTGTTGTTGTAGTTATAGTAAGTGCTACCTATATTGTGATACTCctcgttgttattgttgttgttgctagtaATGCCACTATTGTAGTATTCCTTGTTATTGTTGTAGTAAGTATTATCCCCATTGTGATACTCctcgttgtcgttgttgttgtcaTTGTTAGTACTACCAGTATTTTTATACTTTTCAccgttattgttgttattttcgTCGTTCTTTAGGACAGTGACATAGACCACATGGTCATAATTTTTGGAAAGGTATTTGCTATTGTGAATATTATTAGTTAAGGTGGTGGTGGGGTTGATTTCTTTGTAGGATTTTTCTACATCATTAGTAGTGGTAGTGGAAGGAGGAAGTTGACCAGACTCATGACCATATAGGCCATAGACATTATTTTCATTTTCAGGCAAGAAGTTTGGTTCTGATTCTTTGTTGGGAATAACTACTTGTGTCTTTTTTTCAGCAACAACGTTGCCGGGGATTTTATTAAAGAATTGGCTTTCTCTTGCATGGATTTGTAATGAAGAAATGAGGGTAAGAAGGAGAAAGATGAAGGAGAAATGCTTGGTAAAGGCAGCCAtgagagaaaggaaaaagaaataaatttgTATAGGATCTTATTGCAGTGAACTTGCTATGGTTGTTGCTTTATATAGAGACCATTTCTCGCTTTTAAGTGTGCAATATTTGAGTGTTTGaattctattttttaaattattttgaactctacttttcttttttctttctttttgtctgaGGTGAGACGGAAGAGTAGGAGTTATTATCACTTCCTTCCAAAATTTTCTGCTGATTAGGCGCAAATGGGGACATGTAAAATGGATGAAAATAGTAGTACTTGTGCACTCAAGCACATAATATAGTACGAAAAGTACTAATTTTGGAGTTTAATATATTTTACTATAGTATAAAAATTCTATTTCAAATTAAGTAAAAGGTAATTAAAAATGACCATTTGTAATAAGTAAAATTAGCAACCGCAATACTAAAGTACATAATTTTTGTTAGCATATTAAATTACACATGTACAGTTTACATTACATCGTTAGGAGATATAAACGctttcttcatttcttgtttataGATAGTATACTCTTTCGTTAGTTTTTATTAAAGTTTTCTACTTTATTAAAAGGAAGAGAGAAACAAAATGAAAAGGAAAGGAAGTGAGAAGATGAACGAAAATAGAAAATGTGATTATGCGTGAATTTTGGAAGAGTGTGGGGAGGGAAAAAGAAACTTCTATAGTAGGGACATTGAAAATTATGACATTTGAGGAGCAATCAAAATCAAACATTACGTGCCCATCTCTTATATTATCTACTATAAAATACACACTTAAGACCTAACCTTTTCCATTTCGTGTATGTTTGATTGATCCTTTTCATCTTTCTACTC comes from the Nicotiana tabacum cultivar K326 chromosome 14, ASM71507v2, whole genome shotgun sequence genome and includes:
- the LOC142168776 gene encoding uncharacterized protein LOC142168776 yields the protein MAAFTKHFSFIFLLLTLISSLQIHARESQFFNKIPGNVVAEKKTQVVIPNKESEPNFLPENENNVYGLYGHESGQLPPSTTTTNDVEKSYKEINPTTTLTNNIHNSKYLSKNYDHVVYVTVLKNDENNNNNGEKYKNTGSTNNDNNNDNEEYHNGDNTYYNNNKEYYNSGITSNNNNNNEEYHNIGSTYYNYNNKEYYNGGNTNNDEGYFNGGSTNNNNNDEYHNGDNTYYNNNNKEYYNGGSSSNNNNNNEEYHNLGSTYYNNNKEYYNGGSTNNNNNKEGYFNGGSTNNNYKYSNNGEYHNGGNTYYNNNNKEYYNGGSTSNNNNNNEEYHNGGSTYYNNNKENYNDGSTTNNNNNKGYFNGDSTNNNDDDNEEYYNGGNTYYNNKNQQQGLIWDKTPTTMYQTSTKYYYNNNQEQSNPTNYDHYNGNKEQQGISGTRFFENGKYFYDVNTEKYANDPYENSREFATNNNEFKNNFVWTKQNEEKFQDDEEMP